The Conger conger chromosome 11, fConCon1.1, whole genome shotgun sequence genome includes the window aggacagggggagagggtgagacagagaaggacagggggagagggtgagacagagaaggacagggagagagggtgagagcgagggagagatggagagagggagagaaggtgagagagagggatggagagatggaaagatggatagagggaaagagggagggtgagagcgagggagagacggagagagggagagaaggtgagagagggatggagagatggagagacggatagagggaaagagggagagacagggaaggacagggggagagggtgagacagagaaggacagggagagagggagagggacagggagagacagggagtgagggtgagagcgagggagggagagggagagagagagagggtgggtgagggggagagagggagagaaggtgagagagggatggagagatggaaagCTGgatagagggaaagagggagagacagggaaggacagggggagagggtgagacagagaaggacagggggagagggtgagagcgagggagagacagagagagggagagaaggtgagagagagggatggagagggtgagacagaaggacagggggagagggggagagggtgagacagagaaggacagggagagagggtgagagcgagggagagatggagagagggagagagggagagaaggtgagagagggatggagagatggaaagatggatagagggaaagagggagggtgagagcgagggagagacggagagagggagagaaggtgagagagggatggagagatggagagacggatagagggaaagagggagagacagggaaggacagggggagagggtgagacagagaaggacagggagagagggagagggacagggagagagagtgagggagagggagagagagtgagggagagggagagagggtgggagagagggaggcctgGAGCGGTTGTTGATCTGGCTCCGGTGTGTGGGCttgtcctctctccccctccccagacGATGAGGCCGGGCCGGGACAGCTGTGCCGGGGCTGTGTGAGGATGAGAGTGCTCCTCTGGGCCTACCCGCTGCGCTTCTCCTGGATGATGGAGGCGGAGCCCTTCACCTCCACGCTGCTGCGGGCGGGGGGCCGCGTCCCCGACCCCGGCATGACCCTGGAGCAGAAGACCACCTTCGCTTTCgtcatcttcctcttcatcttcctGGGCATCCTGATCGTGCGCTGCTTCCGCATCCTGCTGGACCCGTACCGGAGCATGCCCACCTCCACCTGGGCGGACGGGCTGGACGGGCTGGAGAAGGGCCAGTTCGACTACGCCCTGGCGTAGAGGGGCCCCGCGGGGGCCCCGTGCGCGTCCAGCGTCACCGCCTCCCTGCCG containing:
- the LOC133141247 gene encoding cortexin-3-like, whose protein sequence is MDPVLSQRDKDDEAGPGQLCRGCVRMRVLLWAYPLRFSWMMEAEPFTSTLLRAGGRVPDPGMTLEQKTTFAFVIFLFIFLGILIVRCFRILLDPYRSMPTSTWADGLDGLEKGQFDYALA